From one Perca flavescens isolate YP-PL-M2 chromosome 4, PFLA_1.0, whole genome shotgun sequence genomic stretch:
- the lrrc38b gene encoding leucine-rich repeat-containing protein 38 isoform X3 produces the protein MLPCVCWLQRILILLSSVLWTRGENCPATCMCPDPHTVDCSGRGLTRLPNEIPLDVRRLLLADNLIPRIPSDFLVLYSDLVYLDLRNNSLSHIEPGTLSTSSRLVFLDLGSNNLTEIPKGTFGESRSLIKLRLGNNPYLSLVNEDAFLGLTSLRELELERNALSTLHVGALSQLPSLRAVRLEGNPWVCNCNFASLFAWLMENSHKLPNGVEGMECSIPMDGRRVSLTQLSKDSFRECQATLTLTDLLIIIFSGISVSVVAIMTSFFLASTVHCFQRWSKGTKGDEEESEE, from the exons ATGTTGCCATGCGTCTGCTGGCTCCAACGTATCCTCATCTTGCTGTCCTCTGTCTTATGGACCCGGGGGGAAAACTGCCCAGCAACCTGCATGTGCCCAGATCCTCACACTGTGGACTGCAGTGGCCGTGGGCTAACCCGTCTACCCAATGAGATCCCCTTGGATGTGCGCAGGCTGTTGCTGGCTGACAACTTGATACCCCGCATCCCCTCGGACTTCCTGGTTCTATACAGTGACTTGGTGTACCTGGACCTCCGGAACAACTCCCTCTCCCACATTGAACCGGGGACTCTCAGCACCTCTTCCAGGCTGGTCTTCTTGGACCTAGGCAGCAACAATCTGACTGAAATCCCTAAGGGGACTTTTGGGGAGTCTCGGAGCCTGATCAAGCTACGACTGGGCAACAACCCATATCTGAGCTTGGTGAATGAGGATGCCTTCCTTGGCCTCACGTCTCTGAGAGAACTGGAACTGGAGCGTAATGCACTGTCTACTCTACATGTGGGGGCACTGAGTCAGTTGCCCTCCCTGCGGGCGGTGAGGCTAGAGGGCAACCCCTGGGTGTGCAACTGCAACTTTGCCAGCCTGTTTGCATGGCTGATGGAGAACAGCCACAAGCTTCCAAACG GGGTGGAAGGCATGGAGTGCTCCATCCCCATGGACGGCAGACGTGTGTCCCTGACCCAGCTCTCCAAGGACAGTTTCCGTGAGTGCCAGGCCACCCTGACTCTAACAGACCTGCTCATCATCATTTTCTCCGGCATCTCAGTGTCTGTGGTGGCCATTATGACAAGCTTCTTCCTGGCTTCAACTGTTCATTGCTTCCAGCGCTGGAGTAAAGGCACCAAgggggatgaggaggagagtgaggaGTGA